Within the Miscanthus floridulus cultivar M001 chromosome 2, ASM1932011v1, whole genome shotgun sequence genome, the region ctcgaggacgagattctgttaagggggtaggactgtaacaacccagaaaatccacacaccaaaagtcacaactacaaaatttttctcaaggatcccatgtgatgatgagtgacatggtAGAACCCAACCtagagttgcattagaagtaactcaACCCagattaacacataagcatggcatatcatttgttgattatgattaatAAATTTCCTTCAAATAACATGTTGCATacaatgttaacttaaattgtgatttgggatttcatttgctttatgctatgtttaacaatcccattaaagtaataaaccataaagttattattaaacaaaactCCCAAAATTCCAATAAGTAAGTcacctcagttttaaattcaaattctaaactaaATTTGAAATCAAACAAAGGAAAAGAAATGTAAAacggaaaaaggaaaaaaaaagagaagaaggcctCGCGGGCTCGGCCTGCTCAGCCCACGCCGGCCAGCCACCCTCAGCGCGCGCACGGCCCAGCTAGCGGCCCAGCATCGCCCGCGCGCTCGTCAGCCCGCTTGCGGTCGCTGCCACCTTGGCCCGCGCGTCAGCCGCTCGCCGCTCGCCCGCGCGCTTACCAGCTTCGCCCGCAGCCGCTGCCAACGGACCCCGCCTGTCAGCGCTACTGTGCTTCTTCCCCACGCCGCGCTCAAACCACCGCGCGACAGAGCCCCGACAACGGTGGCAGGGCGGgccaggggtcatgcccggggcatggtcctgtctcccccttggcgccgcgcccacgcaacccctcGTGGCCGTAGGATGCAAGCAAGCCCCGCGATTGCCCTTGATTCCAGTCCGCcgatcaccgagctccatggccgagctcggctataaaggCCACGGTCCTCGGAGCCCTAGCGCTCGTCCCGTCGCCCGCCGCCACCTCGGTGGCCAACCACAGCCCACCcaagccaagagagaagagggagagggagaagaggagcacGCCGGAGCCGCTGTGGAGAAGGAGATCGCCGGAGCCAAGCGCGACGCCGTCGTCCACATCACCGACGCggttcggcacggcactgcacggctttcggagctacacggcctcgaGTCGACACGGCATCACTATCCtttcttccacgccacccacggtgagcccttcCGGTCTCTTCTTGCCTGTCGTCGCCGGACCTTGCcgttcggccatggcgctccataccaggAGCGTGTAGGCCAAGGCCGTCGCCGGCTACTGGGAACACAAGCACCCACGCACACGTCCGTAgccatgccgtgaccaccccgctggagccccatGGTCCACCcgtgcgcctcgccgtcgtcttcatgaCCGTCGTGGCCACCGGGAAGCCCCTAACGGCCACATGAGAATCCGAGCCCCGCCATTTAGCCTGAACGCCCTTGCCGTGACCCCAAGAACCCGTAGAGACCTACACGCCTCCACTGTGACGCTTCTCCGAGGACGTAGCCGCCTCATCGACACCGCCGTCGTGCTCGGAaagccgccgccgtggccaaagccaccggagcccctggaggacccctcgccCTGCCAAACATACCCGTTGGAACGTTGTGTCGCCCACGCGCACCACAGAATCAGTCTATGCCGCAGCCCAGCGCCGTTTCCCGCACGCCGGTGGAGCTCGAGCCgccgctcgccgtggccagcaccttggggagccttggccgccaccttgaccccacagaCATAGTCGCCGTGGCCCAGGGAAgtttttcccctccccaatcgAACACCGGCGCCACCGCGGAGGCTCGcagcgagctcgccgccggccgGAGCACCGCCGCGGGAGAAGCAGAGGGCTTCTTCCCTCACCGGCCAACTATGGGtgagctcggtgcacgtgagccgagccagGGAGAAGggacggtggacttggtccactatggaccagtctgcggtctatggaccagcccccttggtccaccgtgagccacacccACACGACCACAGCTGTGGACGCAGCCCGGTATGAGCCCATGACCGTGACGTGGCAGAaccacagcgtgccacgtgtctgGACCGGcccagcccagaccggcccaacccaaaTCCCAATTCGAGTCGGcccgtgttgaccgttgaccggtcaacgctgaccgttgacctggcccaccTGTCAGAGACACAGACACCATGGACCCAcgcgtcagatgctgacgtcatgctgacgtcacgcgaGACCCACGTGTCAAAGGCCAGCACAGCcgagatgacgtcatgctgacgtcagctgggccccacctgtcagctcggatcCGTGACGAtggcgtcatgatgacgtcatgctgacgtaaGCATGTCGCGTGGACCAACCAcattgtgacacgtgtcagcccaagaATAATACAGCCTTTTttcattttcagaaatggatttaAACTTCGGGAATTCATaacaaattcatacgacctcagaaaaatatgaaaccaggaccaaaattcatctaaaatcgagctctacgcaatgaacccacgtttgagtgcatttggctcttttgaattttcatcgcttctttgtgctattctatagacgtcgctgacGCGGCTgtaatacgatcgttgcagactcggaggagaacctgacggacgaggatcgtgagtaccgagaggagtacggagacgactacactgaaggtgccacatcccacccaacttcgtagcacctattacgcatggctaatatagaactgctagtgctttactatgTGGATATATtcacactgtgataggacttgcatggtagtatgctttcttgatggcctttaccttgacgcaaccttgtcCCTGCTCACCcaactgttaggctagtcacacgcttgctactatatttcattacttattacttctactacgcttacactacattgatgcgtgatGGAAACTAgtattatctggactatggggagagtgctgcgtgtgtgacttgggtgcgtggagggtgagggttgtgtcgaccaagttggagtatacgacgagcctagggcaagtcttgccgtagggtgctacctgggcacccctggaatggatacctgtggtgggtaaatggatacctgtagtgggtaaatggtatacgaggtggccttgggtgtgaacctatggtgggtggagccccgggtggaggtgctgtggtggcacggtaaatggaaaccctgatggagacattctggcttggtcatccctaaggacttactagtactcagattcatcgggaagccttacgtaccactcgccctatatggtgcgggacgaccggactacttggtaggatattgccactactgctaggttgttagcggacagtgtaaggaggtacggggtacggaggatctcccccacacccttccgagacttcatggagaccttgtggacccggctcatgactcacagtttcagccaccccagaccagacttggggtgaaccagggctgaatggtagagtggcactatcctaggcaagcaagcggccggaatcagcccagttgacgacggtcagcgaggaaggcggatcttgtggttatgtaaaacctctgcagagtgtatggttaatcgatcgatacatgtgccgacttgtcggccatggacctttcctgggtttcgcttaaactagatatgagatgagtccttctcttcttcccccagggagtgagtgttcggtcgtagccaggggctacgggtcttgagacagtgccgagagggagttggcctgtcgactgagcgatggtatgggtgtggtatggtgaaggtgtggagatggtggtatatcggtcccagggtcgaaacctggctttggaatgggaatgggtgtggtaacggtgttaaaacctgactatactattatatacttgatatgctaatacataggaaaccccagccttataggttccttttgaatatatccgacttgcatccaaattaccacaaagcaatgctcatagggttgggagtggccagtacaaatcgtactgataaattttggcatacaggttctgctgaggagtatagctccgaggagtttgacggttgagggattcgttcctacgctcgagtttggcgatcttatcttcaagctgttctgaatgaatgctacttttgattccgccaatgcggcgatgtaataatttatgtaattccgcactatttgtactctgatattatcgatgtatggatgtgatcatcgactggaatttgggtaatatgatctaccacggtcttattacgctttgactctatggatttcccatcGTCGAAATCGGGGTTGTTTCACCGTATCTCCCATCCCCACCGCCTGGCCTGCCTGCCTCCCTAGACCTCCTTTCTAAGCCCGCCGGAGATGGAGGAGAAGAGAGGGGCTGACTGCCATACTGCGCGCACGTCGCACGATAGCGCAGATGCGTGAGCAGTCGCGTAATTGAGTTTCCGCTTAGATATAcagtatgtctagatacatagtgaaatcaatgtatctaaaaaagtcaaaacgccttacaatttggaacagagggagtaataaATATCAGTCTGGAAGAACATTTCTAGCTATTTAAGATGCTCTTCCAGACCCAGAAATATCCAACATAATGACATCTTCAGGCAACAAATGAAGAGACTGTTCTCGAATTCACCAAAGACATGCATAAATATTAAGCCAAAATTGATATGTTAAGTCCAAACCATGTATTGAATTCACCATGTTGTCACTACAAGAATCAAATACCAACTTTGGCCGAAAACAGACAGATTGCAGGAGAAACAGTGGATACAAGTAGTAAGCTTCAACAGCATATCCCACAAAATAATAGCAATGATATTTATCCTAAATAAACAAATGTAAGAATTTTGCATACTTCGTTTACTTCTGGCTTTACCCTATGAGCACCAACTGCTGTGTAAAATTCAGCCAGTTGGATCCATTTTGTCCGTTTTAATGCTTATTAGGAGGCCAAAGAGGATGACCATTTAGGATGAATGTAGCATTCCCAGAAAGAAACTAGGCCAAATTTGATCAATAATGGCCTGCAACAACCAACAAGCACTACCTCTGCATAAATAGTTAgacaaataatggaatttggcAAGCACAAGAACACACAACAGTAAAATTAAAATATAATACTACTTTAGTACAATAATAATGCCAAATAGTAAACCAGTACTAGACGAAATGCAGTTTACCTTTAACTACTTTTAGAAGGGAACTAGTCAGTAAGCCTCAACCGTCTAAAGAATTCGAACAGATGAAAATTAGATGTCCAGTAAAAGAAAGCTATCACAGGACCATCTCTGATGAACTGCAAGTTGCAAAACAGAAAGTATATTAGAAAGACAATAAGTATAGGACCAAAGATGTAATTTATTTATTAAATTCACCTTTCCATCTAGTATCAAAAGCTCCCCGTCAACCCATCGAGGGTTTTGGAAACCAGGATCTGCAATTTTCCTTTGCCCCTTGTACCTAGCAATCTATATCACATTGGTTGTAAGGTTTGATGTTTGCTGGTGAAAAGACAAAATACTATTTGGATTATAGAAAATACCACTCCAAGTTCTCTAGGGATAATTCCCTTATGAGGGAGCTGATAGCGTTCACCAACTTTTGCACGGAAAACAACCTAGCAAAGGAACCATAGGAGGTCAGTCTGAATTACTATGCTTATCAATGACAATTATACTTATCGATGATATAGCATAAAGTTAGGCTGCGTCAGCACTCCTTGAAAAATTTATGCAACAACTGAACGAAATCGACAGAGAAGGCTGTCCACAAATGTGTATGACATATGAACACACTTCTTAGCTTGAAGTTGGTGAGTGAAAATTAACATGGGAATATAAAAAAATACGTATTAACTACTTCCTCAGATCACAAATATAAGTCACTTGGGTTTGTCCTAAATCAAACCCTTTTAACTTTGACCATTATTATATAGATTGACATTACTACATTCATTATGACAACCGCTTTCAATCATATATAACTATTGTCATTTAAGATAATATACTTCTACTGACATTGCTGGTCAAAGTTAGAAAAGCTTGATTTAGTTTAAACTTAGATGGACTTACTTATATTTGTGATTGGAGGAAGTAAACCTTCTAACCAGGAAGAGCATAAACCAGAAGGCACGTATTACTTAGCTACTTACAAACACTATTCTTGTATGGTAATAAGAACCAAGTGAAAGTTATCACACCTGACCAGCTGGCACGAGGTTGTCCCCTGTTAATTTTACAGCTTCAACATACTCATAGAACAATAGGTCATTATGCTCCTCAGATGAACCATCCTCCCGCCATTGACCAAATTTTTGTTGCAAACTAAGAATTTCTGAGTCAAATCCTGATGCGGTCACATATAAGCCTGCCCAAAGAAATACTTCAGTCAATACcagaaagaaaagagaagacaagATGGATACCATGAAAAGCTCAAGTGGTAGGTACACAATTTGGAACATACCGGTAAGAGGATCTGAAGATATAGACGTCTGAATACGACTAAAGTGGGTAACACCATGCAGTTTTTGCTGCACCTTGCTGTTATTTTGTTTGATGCCAAGTTGTAGTATCTGCATTAGATAAGTTGAAATGATATCAAGAAGCTTTTCACACCGGCCGCAATCGAATTTCATTACACTTGTAACGAAATTACAACGTTCAGTACGGAAACATTCGAGCAAGATATCAAGAAGCTGTTTAAAAGTATTTCATATTGTAAGTCGACAGCACCATACAGAAATTCATCCTATTTTTTTGCACCAAGCACATTTATGTTCAAAAACCGCGGAATTCATTTATATATTCATGTCAATGTTGGAATCTGACAATCAACAGCAAACTAGATAATCAAAGGTACATGAAGGATCATGGGGCAACATTATCATAATAATCTAAGGTATTTGATACAGATGCAAGAATCTGACCATCAACAGCAAACTAGAAAAGCAGGTATGGTACACATTCTGCGGAGAAATGGTTGACAGGTCCTTGCTATTTATCACAAGGTCAAAGTGGTCCAATTTACAAGCACAATGAATGGCATCAAAAGCTAATGCAGCACATTATACAAATAGTATTTACCGATAGTTTTTTGTTGCTGCCACTCAACTTTACACGATCAAGCTGGACAAAACCATCATAATCCTGCTGATCGGTATGCAAACCAACTGTTTTCTTTGAAGTCTGCAGGGCCATTCCAGCATCTAACTTTTTACTGTATTCTTCAGTATAGAAGGAAAACGAGAAGCGGTCTCTTTTTTCTAATCTAGCCGGCATTCGTTCAAAAGCTTCAGCAGATGGACGAGAAGCATAGTCGTTGTTATTCTCACTGACAAAATCAATTGAAACCAAGGCTTCAATATCACTTTCGTCACCAGATTCATCACCGTTCTCTTCTGCAGAAACTGTTTCTGCTACTCCACTGTTATCTTCATCACCAACATCTTCTGAAGATTCATTTTCAACTTCAggatcatcattgtcatcatcttcCTCTGAAATCTGATCAAAGATATTGATTATGTAGTCTTGGTCAACATTTTGCATGGGTACCACTTTCAAGATTTTAATCCTGGGAACTGCAGTTGGATCGCTTGACAAATTTTTCGAACCAGGGCCAGCAGCAATGTTGCTATCATCACTATCTTTATCATCCATGTTTACACTTCCATCAAATTCTTCATGCTTAGACCCTACTGAACTGCTAGATATGTTTATACTGTCAATACCAAGTTTCTCCCTTAACATGTTTGGCACTCGGTCAGAATCGCTATCATCTGGTTTCAGATGCACTGCCTGAAAATAACATCCCAATTTTTCAGAAGATGCACAGAACTATAACACATTAGTTAACAAGataacagttcatttttcatATAGGAGTAACTATTATTGTGACCTTACTCATAGCTACTGAAATCTTGTAGTTAACAATATCAGCTCTTGAAATTGGAAGCTGCTCAAAACTGAGACAGGAAATTTATTCACAGTGCATGCCAAATACATTTTCCCAATATAATGCAaagttgcaaacactcaagtTCATTGTGCATGGATTCATGGCCCTGAGGGAACTAACGGGCAACTACTATGGGAACAAGAAATGTTAAGTGTTAATACTCAAGTCTACAGACATGTGCAAGTACAGGCCAGCAACATATAGTCCAGACAGAGAgttaatatttttttttttttaaagagaGTATGCAACGCTGTCCAATATGACGCCTGCCATTATCATATTCTATACTGTTAATGTCAAAAATCTCAACCATGTCATTATCATATTCTATACTGTTAATGTCAAAAATCTCAACCATGGGAAGAAGACATCTCCCTAGCTTTTCTACCAAACCCTGACCATGAAACACACTGAAACCAGTTCTCACTTCTCAGAAAGGTACCCACATAACATGTGAGCCAGGTACAAAGCCAGGAGATGTCTTCACAAATGGAGGCTCCATCAACTGAGTTATAACTCAGTCCTCAACAGCAAAAAGAAATAAAGGGAGACATCCAGAATTTCTAGAGCACATGTGATAACTTAGTATTCTGTTTATGAAACTGGTAACAAGTGGTAAAATTCCATGATATCGAAGATGATTTTCATGCTTCCCAACCCAGAATCTCATTGCCaagattattttaatatttgcACATTGACTTTACTTTTATTAAGTGTAAAACATTGTACCTGCAGGTTGTATCCACCATTTTCCTCTGCATAGTATATTTCAAATATAGGGAGACCAGGGCTGTCAGAAGCCAGCTGTCTGAAAATGAGGAGAATTAAAAAGTCATTTAGCATGCAaacaaatatttcatacaataaagTAAACgcattttacaccagtaaaatgaaataagctaatAGTCACTATAACATTAACAAGCATATGGATCACCAGCGTATATATTTAAGAAAGTTTCAAATTATAGTGTTGATTATATTAATTTATGAAACATGTGTGTTACTGTTCAAGCAGCCCGCTGCACCATATCACCAACTAGGAATGATAAAAGGGAAGTTTCTTCTTGCAGTTTTTCATAGAacattttaatgatttatgattGGCATGCTGAGACTTGCTTTGAGATATTTTGAAAACAAGATGTTCACTTTTATGAATTTGCAACCCATTTTGTCCACACAATTCTTCACAGATAAGCTCTAGTGACTGATTCAACTAAGTAGGCTAACTCAACCACAAACAGACACACTTCTCTCCTGCTGTACCCCAATTTCTCTACGAGTGACCTCCTGATGCTCAAACCACTACTGATACGCACCCCATAACCAAAATAGCATTGCCAAATGCCAATAGCTCCTTAAGCGCTCTAGGACCTCGCATACTGCAGTAGAGAACCCAATTATCCTAGGCATTTTTTACCCTCCACAGCGAAATATTAATATTAAAATGTATTCGAGCATTCCATCCATTAAAACAAAGACGCAAACATGAAGAGCAAGTCCACTCACAGAATGATCAATTAAACTATAAAAACAATCAGCAATAATGTTTAGCTCCTTAAGTGCTATAGGACCTAGACCATACCGCAGTAGAGAACCCCATTATCCTAGGCATTTTTTCCCATCCACAACGAAATATTAATAATGAAATGTATTCGAGCATTCCATCCTTTAAAACAAAGACAGCAAACATGAAGAGCAAGTCCACTCACAAAATGACAATTAAACTATAAACAATCAACAATAGTGTTATTATGCACAATTGCACATAATAATATTCAACAAAATTAATACCTTGTATCGTAACTTCTTGCCACATACCGACCATGTTCAGCACTTATACGAATTATAAGACCATATGGATCGGACAAATTTCCAGAAATCCCAGACCACCACCCCAGCTGCATGTGCTCTAATGGATCAGGTAATGGCATGTTTTATTCGGATGGAAAGAAATATGATGTAATAGGCAATTATGAATTACAAAGCATAATCAAAGATTTATTGTTTGAGAGAATAGTAAAAATCTATTAACTTGGATGCGAAGACGTCAAAGAAACTTAGATAGCAAGGGACAAACAATATAGAGGAACTCCATGGTACTAACCAGTCCTGCACCAGCATGATCTCTGATATATGCTGCGTCCTTGTAGCGCTCCTCGTCTATGGCCATCTGCAAAACCCAAAACAGCAGACAACTATCTTATAAATAACAATTTCAGTTTCGACCGTTGTGGAAAAAAGAACAACATCCCCATATATTGAGTCATTTCAGATAGCTGCAAACTTAGCTATTGTTTATTACTTCTTTCAGTCAACTAAGTGGTGTTTTTTACTTATAAGACCTCCAAAACACCACTTTGaccataatttactaaatatctAGTGGTGTGCTTTTTATAAGAAAGTACAACATCCAATCTAAATATTCAGAGATATGGATACCAGAGATTAAATCATCTGGAGGCAGGCATCCTATAATGTCACTAGTTTTACTAGAGGGACAGCTAAACTATTAGCCATGCCAGACATTCATCCTTTTTGTAGAGTAGGACCAACATTACACTGCAAGTAGGGTGTAACGTAGAGGGGGGTAATTCAAAATTCCAAGAAAACGAAAAAGGTAAGAAATGCTATTTACCACTAACTACATAAGAAAATAGATATTTCTTACATTTAAGTCAGAGATAGCTCTGCCCACAGTGTCATTTTTTGCTGTAGCAGCAATAGCCAGCCTCAGTTTATGAGCACTCCTGTAGTCTTCTCTATAAACAGCAGCCTGGAGTTGCAGCTGAAATGCAAAATACATGTATCAAGATATTTGCTATTTCTCAATATAGATTATAGTGCTAATGGTATTTGAAGTGAGATCTGCACAAAATacaatacacacacacacacacacacatgggcCAACCATGCAAGCAGCAATTCACTCAAAGAGAAGTTCTATCAACATGTACTTAAAAAACACATCGCACATCACTCAAATCGCACATAAGCTCCTGAAACTCTGCAACACTGGCATGAACCAAGGACAGTCTCAAAACATTTATTAGACACTAAATTATGCAGTTTGGTAGCAACCACAATAGAGCCAGGCACGTTTAGTCATGTGTTCCATTGAAACAGCTGCAATTCCAGCACTACATTTGACTATTCGAGCATAGGGGTTCTATGTACAAACAGGGAAAGGTCTATATATAACCCACCCCACACCCCACCCCCACACCCCAAAAAAAACAGGTATTTTCTTAGACTATGTAATACCATTCAAATAAACCCCGGAGGTGGCTTTGCCACCGTGACATTTGGGCTCGCTTGCCAGAGATGACATGTGGCATCTAGATCCTCGCTGGCATCTGATGGCATCAGGGCTGTCCCGTCAGGATCTCCTTCAACCTCCGACCGTCCCATTCGGCCATTCCCTCACGCTCTTTTGCCCCTCTGTCTGACTGAGCTGCAAGGCGGCATGGTCTCCCTCATCCACTCTTGGCCGTCAACCCTGTTGCAGTGGTAGGCGGCGCTCCTCCGTCCGGCCTGGCATGACGACCGAGGATCGGGA harbors:
- the LOC136524796 gene encoding protein EXECUTER 1, chloroplastic-like; this encodes MASVSTAPRAPLPAVASSSSSARQVDPNPSGSHFFAGRRLRVVRRLAGAAPSRRAPLVCCSVRSSDADAGDERRRRGWDAMLHDAFHGAVRRWSEYVRNYWPPPTSVKEAGTGKRAGSSHDDEVMNGDEERKVGEEEGKWGWERWKRHFALIEESGHLVDELQLQLQAAVYREDYRSAHKLRLAIAATAKNDTVGRAISDLNMAIDEERYKDAAYIRDHAGAGLLGWWSGISGNLSDPYGLIIRISAEHGRYVARSYDTRQLASDSPGLPIFEIYYAEENGGYNLQAVHLKPDDSDSDRVPNMLREKLGIDSINISSSSVGSKHEEFDGSVNMDDKDSDDSNIAAGPGSKNLSSDPTAVPRIKILKVVPMQNVDQDYIINIFDQISEEDDDNDDPEVENESSEDVGDEDNSGVAETVSAEENGDESGDESDIEALVSIDFVSENNNDYASRPSAEAFERMPARLEKRDRFSFSFYTEEYSKKLDAGMALQTSKKTVGLHTDQQDYDGFVQLDRVKLSGSNKKLSILQLGIKQNNSKVQQKLHGVTHFSRIQTSISSDPLTGLYVTASGFDSEILSLQQKFGQWREDGSSEEHNDLLFYEYVEAVKLTGDNLVPAGQVVFRAKVGERYQLPHKGIIPRELGVIARYKGQRKIADPGFQNPRWVDGELLILDGKFIRDGPVIAFFYWTSNFHLFEFFRRLRLTD